One window of the Trifolium pratense cultivar HEN17-A07 linkage group LG2, ARS_RC_1.1, whole genome shotgun sequence genome contains the following:
- the LOC123907546 gene encoding uncharacterized protein LOC123907546, with the protein MASQLVNDVRCQTLMHCAASYGERGSKKTLSRRKSYRYNRIHNSIIYPEDYDNFKGSLDQKGAKHSKNLTQAQKLHRLGFSYLATSFLYIVIKVKAFYNGFLGDVASESRMMGIEAPMAEPYFSVPVIPN; encoded by the coding sequence ATGGCTTCACAACTTGTTAATGATGTAAGATGCCAAACACTAATGCATTGTGCAGCTTCTTATGGTGAAAGAGGAAGCAAAAAAACACTTTCTCGTCGCAAAAGCTATCGATATAATCGAATACATAATAGCATAATCTACCCTGAAGATTATGACAACTTCAAGGGATCACTTGATCAAAAGGGTGCAAAACATAGCAAAAATCTAACTCAAGCTCAAAAGCTTCACAGGTTGGGATTCTCTTACCTTGCAACATCTTTTCTTTACATAGTAATTAAGGTTAAAGCATTCTACAATGGTTTCCTTGGAGATGTTGCTAGTGAATCAAGAATGATGGGAATTGAAGCACCAATGGCAGAGCCATATTTCTCTGTTCCAGTTATTCCAAATTAA